In a single window of the Elusimicrobiota bacterium genome:
- a CDS encoding 6-phosphogluconolactonase, with product MINKTFGKNKHKVPVTIFNDAEELGKVLAKEILYKISEAKDKKRPFLLGCPGGRSPQSTYFAIGEQAKLSGADLSHVVIVMMDDYVVQKGKKFVYCPKNAHYSCHRFARKDILNVINKGIKNKFRIQKKNVWFPDPANISEYDIKLKKAGGVDLFLIASGASDGHVAFNPHGSPIDSKTRIVKLAETTRKDNIKTFPKFKSIDDVPHYGVSVGLETLTLLSKEVILVIHGQNKKEAARYISALDDFTPDWPVSIIFRCKKPRIFIDKTAYPSAISTSIKKNMKDEGMIIDMLLTKLLQEE from the coding sequence ATGATAAATAAAACTTTTGGCAAAAACAAACATAAAGTGCCTGTAACAATATTCAATGACGCTGAAGAATTAGGAAAGGTCCTTGCAAAAGAAATATTATATAAAATATCCGAAGCAAAGGATAAAAAACGTCCGTTTTTATTAGGATGTCCCGGGGGTAGAAGCCCGCAATCCACATATTTTGCGATTGGCGAACAGGCAAAACTGTCAGGTGCAGATTTATCTCATGTTGTAATAGTTATGATGGACGATTACGTAGTACAGAAAGGGAAAAAATTTGTTTATTGTCCCAAAAATGCACATTACAGTTGTCATCGCTTTGCCCGTAAAGATATTTTAAATGTAATAAACAAAGGAATTAAAAATAAATTCCGGATACAGAAAAAAAATGTATGGTTCCCTGACCCCGCGAATATTTCCGAATACGATATTAAACTGAAGAAAGCTGGTGGTGTAGATTTATTTCTTATCGCTTCAGGAGCTTCAGACGGGCACGTGGCATTCAACCCACACGGAAGTCCAATTGACAGTAAAACCCGTATAGTGAAACTTGCAGAAACAACCCGTAAAGATAATATCAAAACATTTCCCAAATTTAAAAGTATTGATGATGTCCCGCATTACGGAGTATCAGTTGGATTGGAAACCTTAACTTTATTATCAAAAGAAGTAATACTTGTTATACACGGACAGAACAAGAAAGAAGCCGCCCGTTATATTTCCGCATTAGATGATTTTACGCCTGATTGGCCCGTAAGTATTATTTTTAGATGCAAAAAACCTCGCATCTTTATTGATAAAACTGCTTACCCGTCAGCTATTTCTACTTCCATAAAAAAGAATATGAAAGATGAAGGAATGATTATAGATATGTTGTTGACAAAATTATTACAGGAGGAATAG
- a CDS encoding 6-phospho-beta-glucosidase, protein MKKGISVCVVGAGSSYTPVLIEGILAQSPEKLPITSIQFTDIDTKRLGLMTGLSERMIKQSGRNIALKSDVNLEKMLEGSDFVITQIRVGGMDARHLDESIPLKYGIIGQETTGPGGMFKALRTIPYMIEIANKVQRIVPDAFILNYTNPSGIITESVTNYTKAKFIGLCSGIPGMIKDIKEEFKEKYPDLKAYSVGLNHLGFIYKIISNGKDVINEIIDEQCRKDKTNSLDIKLSRIFRAIPISYLNYYYHHDHYFKKLKSSELTRAQTIKLLEQEVFKDAADINISHKPEVLKKRGGGGYAFVTFSCMSAIYNNTGEELVMSTQNKGCVEGIDDNSVVEIACKLTSKGAKPIKVGEIPIAFRGLIQAVKTYETLTVEAAVKKSKAIALQALVSHPLVGDLDIAEPLLEEMLKAHKLEYK, encoded by the coding sequence ATGAAAAAAGGTATTTCTGTTTGTGTTGTAGGAGCTGGGAGTTCTTACACTCCCGTATTGATAGAAGGAATATTAGCACAATCTCCGGAAAAGTTACCCATCACTTCTATCCAATTCACGGATATTGATACCAAACGTCTTGGATTAATGACGGGACTATCTGAAAGAATGATTAAACAAAGCGGGAGGAATATTGCTCTTAAAAGCGATGTCAATCTTGAAAAGATGCTGGAAGGTTCTGATTTCGTAATCACCCAGATACGTGTCGGCGGGATGGATGCACGTCATTTAGATGAGAGTATCCCGCTTAAATACGGAATCATCGGGCAGGAAACAACCGGACCTGGAGGAATGTTCAAAGCACTTCGCACTATTCCTTATATGATAGAAATAGCAAATAAAGTCCAGCGAATAGTTCCCGATGCTTTTATACTGAATTATACAAATCCAAGCGGAATCATAACCGAATCAGTAACCAATTATACAAAAGCAAAATTCATAGGATTATGTTCGGGTATCCCGGGTATGATAAAAGATATAAAAGAAGAGTTTAAAGAAAAGTATCCTGACCTTAAAGCATATAGCGTAGGACTTAACCATCTTGGTTTTATATATAAGATAATTTCAAACGGAAAAGATGTAATTAACGAGATTATTGACGAGCAGTGCCGAAAGGATAAAACTAATTCACTGGATATAAAACTATCGAGAATATTTCGCGCTATACCAATATCTTATCTTAATTATTATTATCATCATGACCACTACTTTAAGAAATTAAAATCTTCTGAACTCACACGGGCACAAACCATCAAACTGCTTGAGCAGGAAGTATTTAAAGACGCAGCAGACATTAACATATCACATAAACCCGAAGTACTTAAAAAACGAGGTGGCGGTGGTTATGCTTTCGTTACTTTTAGCTGTATGTCGGCAATATATAATAACACAGGTGAGGAACTTGTTATGAGCACCCAGAACAAAGGTTGTGTAGAAGGTATCGATGATAATAGTGTCGTGGAAATTGCTTGTAAACTAACTTCAAAAGGTGCAAAACCTATTAAAGTGGGCGAGATTCCAATAGCATTCAGAGGACTTATACAAGCAGTCAAAACATATGAAACACTTACGGTAGAAGCAGCTGTAAAGAAAAGCAAAGCAATTGCTCTCCAGGCACTGGTAAGCCATCCTTTAGTAGGCGACCTTGATATAGCAGAACCGCTTCTTGAAGAAATGTTAAAAGCACATAAATTAGAATATAAATAG
- a CDS encoding BadF/BadG/BcrA/BcrD ATPase family protein yields MKKEFFLGIDGGASKTAAVLTDSEGNILSDYKTSGIHISSLGKPQLKSCLLLLEVIQTICKKGKISPKDVRFFSFGLSGIDFDDQQPIQLKEISRVSGIPKEKIILVNDAIIALWGATPNPAAGLFSHGSSFTNALRPKYGNETLFHHLCLAVSTYDLRTEVFVRILRMIEGREKSTPLKRKIMKFLNIKSDDVFCRKLYLDEIHWREKRATARIIYNEWLKGDTTAAYLVNKAIDEYVLIAITMINKIDSESAHIVFGGGVINNAPRKFWKILVKKIHNSYPNVVVKPPDLPPEYGAVVLAADKAGYEPQEYFKKILATKSRI; encoded by the coding sequence ATGAAAAAAGAATTTTTCCTTGGTATAGACGGCGGAGCTTCAAAAACTGCAGCAGTGCTAACAGACTCTGAAGGGAATATTTTATCTGATTATAAAACTTCTGGAATTCATATTAGTTCTCTAGGCAAACCTCAGTTAAAATCCTGTCTTTTATTATTGGAAGTTATCCAAACTATTTGCAAAAAAGGTAAAATATCACCAAAAGATGTACGATTTTTTTCTTTTGGACTGTCAGGTATAGATTTCGATGACCAGCAGCCGATACAACTCAAAGAAATTTCAAGAGTATCAGGTATTCCTAAAGAAAAAATAATACTTGTTAATGACGCAATAATCGCTCTGTGGGGCGCAACCCCTAATCCAGCAGCGGGGCTTTTTTCACATGGGAGTAGTTTCACAAATGCTTTAAGACCAAAATACGGCAATGAAACACTATTTCATCATCTTTGTTTAGCTGTGTCGACATATGATTTACGTACCGAGGTATTTGTTCGTATTTTAAGAATGATTGAAGGTCGTGAGAAATCCACTCCGCTTAAAAGAAAAATAATGAAATTTCTTAATATCAAAAGTGATGATGTTTTTTGCCGGAAACTTTATTTAGACGAAATTCACTGGAGAGAGAAAAGAGCTACAGCCAGGATAATTTACAATGAATGGTTAAAAGGGGATACTACCGCCGCATATCTGGTAAATAAAGCTATAGATGAATATGTCCTTATTGCGATAACAATGATAAATAAAATAGACTCTGAATCCGCGCATATTGTATTTGGCGGCGGGGTTATTAATAACGCTCCAAGAAAATTCTGGAAAATCCTTGTTAAGAAAATACATAATTCTTATCCTAATGTAGTTGTCAAACCTCCTGACTTGCCTCCTGAATACGGAGCAGTCGTACTGGCTGCGGATAAAGCAGGATATGAACCGCAGGAATATTTTAAAAAAATACTTGCGACAAAATCGCGTATTTAA
- a CDS encoding LamG domain-containing protein — protein sequence MRKLVVFGLVLGMCISCIGQVEAVKKSIKKKTTTQVQGAKKSTSTPVAGLVGYWKFDEGTGTIANDSSGNGNKGTISGCNWVEGKVKSALEFNGTNAYVNCGNGASLNLTDSMTISAWVKVPELLPQNGIGPIIGKKHLGGTTFGYWLAASEYGIITLSVSNGTVSDSGQSSTKLAANVWQMLTATFSSGKINYYYNGVLFDSDNISASITTISSGSENLAIGASSAMDAGGPYFFKGIIDEVKLYNRALSADEIKAEYNAVAGKLNIKQ from the coding sequence ATGCGGAAATTGGTGGTTTTTGGGTTAGTATTAGGTATGTGTATAAGTTGTATTGGACAAGTTGAAGCAGTAAAGAAATCAATCAAGAAAAAAACAACTACGCAAGTACAAGGTGCTAAAAAAAGCACGAGTACTCCTGTGGCAGGACTTGTGGGATACTGGAAATTCGACGAAGGAACCGGCACTATCGCAAATGATTCTTCCGGTAACGGAAACAAGGGAACTATTAGTGGATGCAACTGGGTAGAAGGAAAAGTAAAATCTGCTTTGGAGTTTAATGGGACAAATGCTTATGTAAATTGTGGTAATGGTGCAAGTTTGAATTTAACTGATAGTATGACAATATCAGCGTGGGTTAAAGTTCCGGAGCTTTTGCCACAAAATGGTATTGGTCCAATTATAGGAAAAAAACATCTTGGCGGAACTACATTTGGATATTGGTTGGCTGCTTCTGAATATGGAATAATAACACTTAGTGTAAGCAACGGCACAGTTTCTGATAGTGGTCAGTCATCGACTAAACTTGCGGCGAATGTTTGGCAAATGCTAACTGCTACATTTTCAAGCGGTAAGATAAATTATTATTACAACGGAGTTTTGTTTGATTCAGACAATATTTCAGCATCAATTACAACCATTTCATCAGGAAGCGAAAATTTAGCTATAGGTGCAAGTAGCGCGATGGACGCCGGCGGTCCGTATTTTTTCAAAGGTATCATTGACGAAGTTAAGCTATACAATAGAGCTTTAAGTGCTGATGAAATTAAGGCAGAATATAACGCAGTAGCAGGCAAACTTAACATTAAACAGTAA